The Acetivibrio saccincola genome window below encodes:
- a CDS encoding UvrB/UvrC motif-containing protein, whose amino-acid sequence MLCQKCQKRVANIQFTQIINNNKHVLYLCENCAKEEGKFKISPPFNINDFLSSIMGVQYMTSVSPHTHEATCDTCKMTYEDFKKAGKVGCADCYKAYGEKIMPLLKRLHGNVQYNGKIPGKIYSRVKVSREIKKLKEQLNVCIKNEEYEKAAEIRDKIKEMEAREKDLEI is encoded by the coding sequence ATGCTATGCCAGAAATGTCAAAAAAGAGTTGCAAATATCCAGTTTACTCAGATAATAAACAACAATAAACATGTTTTATACCTTTGTGAGAATTGTGCCAAAGAGGAAGGAAAGTTTAAAATTAGTCCTCCATTTAATATAAATGATTTTCTTTCAAGTATTATGGGAGTCCAGTACATGACTTCTGTTTCACCCCATACCCACGAAGCCACATGTGATACATGTAAAATGACCTATGAAGATTTTAAGAAAGCCGGAAAGGTTGGCTGTGCAGATTGTTACAAAGCTTATGGGGAAAAAATTATGCCATTATTGAAAAGGCTTCATGGGAATGTCCAGTATAATGGCAAAATACCCGGGAAAATTTACAGCAGGGTAAAAGTATCAAGGGAAATTAAAAAATTAAAAGAACAGCTTAATGTTTGTATAAAGAATGAAGAGTATGAGAAAGCAGCTGAAATAAGGGACAAAATAAAAGAAATGGAAGCAAGGGAAAAAGATTTGGAAATATAG